The genomic window CCGGACTGGGGAAACCGGCCCAACACCTACGTTTCCATGGGCATCACGGCGGAGAACGTCGCCGCCAAGTACAACGTCTCCCGCGAGGACCAGGACAAGATGGGCGTCGAGAGCAACCGCCGGGCCGCCGAGGCCCTCAAGGCGGGCAAGTTCAAGGACGAGACGATTCCCATCAAGGCCTGGCGGTACAAGAAGGACGCAAGCGGCAAGCGGATCCGCGAAGAGGTCACCTTCACCGAGGACGACGGCGTGCGGTGGCCCACGACGCTCGAGGACCTGGGCAGGCTCAAGCCCGCCTTCAAGGCGGGGGGCTCGGTCACGGCGGGCAACTCCTCGCAGATGACGGACGGGGCCGCCTTCGCGCTGCTCATGACGGAGGAAAAGGCCAAGGCCCTGGGCCTCAAGCCCCTGGCGAAGATGACCTACTATGCCGTGGCGGGATGCGCGCCGGAGGAGATGGGCATCGGCCCGGCCGTGGCCATCCCGAAGGTCCTGAAGCTGGCGGGCCTCAAGATGGACGACATCGATCTGTTCGAGATCAACGAGGCCTTCGCCGCGCAGGCCATCGCGTCCTGCCGGACCCTCGGGATCGAGGAGCGCTACTGGAAGGGGGACATCAACCCCAACGGCGGCGCCATCGCCCTGGGCCACCCCCTGGGGGCCACGGGGGCCAAGCTCACGGCGCAGATCCTCCATGAGGCCAAGCGCCGGAAGGCCAAGCGCTGCATGGTCTCGATGTGCATCGGCGGCGGCATGGGCGCGGCGGGGATATACGAGATGCTGTAAAAACAGTTCGTTGGTTCGTTAGTTCGATTGGTTCAATGAGTTCAGGAGAAAAATGAAGGGCGCCGCGGTTCGAGAGAGCCGCGGCGTTTTTTTCTTCTTTCAGCCCGCGCGAAAAGACGCTATAGAGAGAAGCGTGTCGGCCGTCGACTGCAGGCTGTCGGCTCGGTGCCGTGCCGATGCCCGGGACCCATTCCCCAATTTCCAAACCCCAAGGAGGAGGCAGAGATGACGGGACAGAGTTACGCGGAAGCGGCGGAATTCATCCGGAACAACGTCAGGTTGAGGACCTTGCCCGTGGCCGTGAAGTTCCTGAAGGACAAGTCCTTCCCGGAAAAGACCAGGCAGCCCTCCGTGGCGCTGGGGAAGAGGGTCGCCGTCTGCCAGGCCGTGAGCATGGCCCGGCTCTATGGCTGGACGGTGGGCCTTGCGAAGGAGGACCTGATCTGCGTGCCCGCGGGCATCGCCTTCGGCCTCACGAATGCCGACGACACGGCGGCCGCCATCGGCAGGCTCTTCTGCGGGGGGGCGTACGCCAGGACGGAGGAGACGGGGACCCGGGAGGGCATGTCCATCTGCCGGCTCGGGAAGGACGAGTACGCGGCGCTGCTCATCGCCCCGCTCGCCCGGGCATCCTTCGATCCGGACGTCGTCGTGCTCTACGGCAATCCCGCGCAGGTGATGCGTTTCGTCCAGGCCTGGAGCTGGCAGGAGGGGGAGCGCATCGCCGGGAACTTCGGCGGGAAGATCGAATGCGCCGAGTACCTGATCGCGCCGTTCAGGGAACAGAAGCCCCGCGTGGCCGTGCCCGGCATGGGCGACCGCGTGTTCTCGATCACCCAGGACGACGAGATGGTCTTCGCGCTGCCCGCCAAGGGGCTCGCGCAGCTCGTGACGGGGCTGCAGGAGGCGGGCAAGAAGGTGGGCGCGGGGTATCCCGTGACGTTCTTCCTGAACTTCCAGCCCGAGTTCCCCCCGCATTTCAAGACGCTGGGGAAGGAGCTGGGTTTGCTGTAGGGTTACGTGCTGCGAGTCAGGCGGAAGAGATGCGAATTCGCTTTGCACGCTTGGCCGAGGGCGACCGGGAGGCCGTCATCGACATCTTCAACCACTACATCGAGAACAGCTTTGCGGCCTACCCCGAGGAGGCGGTGCCGTACGCCTTCTTCGACCGCTTCCTCGAGCTGACGGAGGGGTACCCGGCCTTCACCGCGAGGGACGAGGAACGCGGCGGCCGGGTCGTCGGGTTCGCCTTCCTCCGCCCGGTTCACCCGCTCCCCGCGTTTCGGCGTGCGGCGGAGATCAGCGCGTTCATCGACCCGGCCTACACGGGCAGAGGGATCGGAACGGGGTTGCTCGAGCGGGTCATCGCCGGGGCGAGGCGCAAGGGGGTCGACACCGTCCTGGCCAACGTCTCCTCGCTCAACGAGGCAAGCCTGCGCTTTCACGAGCGTCACGGGTTCGTGGAGTGCGGGCGGTTCCGGCGCGTCGCGGAGAAGAAGGGGCGTGACCTCGACGCGGTGTGGATGCAGCTGATCCTGTGAGCACAGGGACGACGGGTTTGCCCGTCGAAAAGAGGGGTGGAATGAAAATCGGGTACGTGCAGTTCAACCCGGCCTTCGGCCAGGTGGACAGGAATCTCGACAAGGCCGAGGCGCTCATCGAAGGCGCGCAGGCGGACCTGCTGGTGCTGCCGGAGCTCTTCAACACGGGCTACCTCATCACCTCGAAGGAGGAGATCGCCGCCCTGGCCGAGGAGGCGCCCGGCGGGAAAACGACGCAGCGGCTCGCCGCCCTCGCGCGGCGCAACAACGTCCATCTCGTCGCGGGCATGGCCGAGCGCAGCGGCGACAGGATCTTCAACGCGGCGATCCTCGTCTCGCCGACGGGCTTCGTGGCGAGTTACCGGAAGGTCCACCTCTTTTTCGAGGAGAAGCTCTGGTTCGACCCCGGCGACGGCGGCTTCGAGGTCTACGACATCGGGCCGTGCCGGGTGGGGATCATGGTCTGCTTCGACTGGTTTTTCCCCGAGTCCATGCGGACCCTCGCCCTGAAGGGGGCCCAGGTCGTCTGCCACCCCGCGAAC from Syntrophaceae bacterium includes these protein-coding regions:
- a CDS encoding thiolase family protein, with protein sequence MREAVIVAAVRSPGGRYRRGGLAATRADEFGLQVVKGLLAKVPQLDPKDVDDLIVGCAFPEAETGMNLGRVLTLGAGLPIEASGMTINRFCSSGLQSIADATAKIRAGWSDVIIAGGVETMSHIPMGGSQFRPHPDWGNRPNTYVSMGITAENVAAKYNVSREDQDKMGVESNRRAAEALKAGKFKDETIPIKAWRYKKDASGKRIREEVTFTEDDGVRWPTTLEDLGRLKPAFKAGGSVTAGNSSQMTDGAAFALLMTEEKAKALGLKPLAKMTYYAVAGCAPEEMGIGPAVAIPKVLKLAGLKMDDIDLFEINEAFAAQAIASCRTLGIEERYWKGDINPNGGAIALGHPLGATGAKLTAQILHEAKRRKAKRCMVSMCIGGGMGAAGIYEML
- a CDS encoding DUF169 domain-containing protein; translated protein: MTGQSYAEAAEFIRNNVRLRTLPVAVKFLKDKSFPEKTRQPSVALGKRVAVCQAVSMARLYGWTVGLAKEDLICVPAGIAFGLTNADDTAAAIGRLFCGGAYARTEETGTREGMSICRLGKDEYAALLIAPLARASFDPDVVVLYGNPAQVMRFVQAWSWQEGERIAGNFGGKIECAEYLIAPFREQKPRVAVPGMGDRVFSITQDDEMVFALPAKGLAQLVTGLQEAGKKVGAGYPVTFFLNFQPEFPPHFKTLGKELGLL
- a CDS encoding N-acetyltransferase, coding for MRIRFARLAEGDREAVIDIFNHYIENSFAAYPEEAVPYAFFDRFLELTEGYPAFTARDEERGGRVVGFAFLRPVHPLPAFRRAAEISAFIDPAYTGRGIGTGLLERVIAGARRKGVDTVLANVSSLNEASLRFHERHGFVECGRFRRVAEKKGRDLDAVWMQLIL
- a CDS encoding acyltransferase: MKIGYVQFNPAFGQVDRNLDKAEALIEGAQADLLVLPELFNTGYLITSKEEIAALAEEAPGGKTTQRLAALARRNNVHLVAGMAERSGDRIFNAAILVSPTGFVASYRKVHLFFEEKLWFDPGDGGFEVYDIGPCRVGIMVCFDWFFPESMRTLALKGAQVVCHPANLVLPYCQTAMVTRCLENRVFAVTANRTGTESRGGKSLHYTGRSQITDRLGEILSRAGEDEECVGVIDVDPAGALDKQLNPHNNLFGDRRPTFYRDICGVPPAVEGTKTRRD